Proteins co-encoded in one Caldisericum sp. genomic window:
- a CDS encoding DUF1722 domain-containing protein, with protein sequence MENFAKPKVVLSKCINLEATRYNGGIIKNDFAELLGKFVEYIPVCPEVAIGLPIPRDPIIIVKNDPDKLIQPKTKIDLTDKMVTFSKEFLVNLKEVDGFILKAKSPSCGVKDTNYYKDYEGKEPVGKTSGIFARVVLETFKNYPIESEKRLIDRGIRDQFLTKIFSFADLRSLKENLTKANLIEFHSRYKLMLTTYNQTNLRILGKIVSNLKENDLQDTYNKYSEIFKSSFNKKPKVSAHVNTLLHAFGYFKDKLGAKEKAHFLDVIEDFTKGNVDIYTPIELILGFAIRFEEEYLMKQRYFNPYPKELRRL encoded by the coding sequence ATGGAGAATTTTGCAAAACCAAAAGTTGTTTTAAGCAAATGCATCAATTTGGAAGCAACTCGTTATAATGGAGGCATCATAAAGAATGACTTTGCTGAACTTTTAGGAAAATTTGTAGAATACATCCCCGTTTGCCCTGAAGTTGCGATTGGACTTCCAATTCCAAGAGACCCTATAATAATTGTAAAAAACGACCCGGATAAACTTATCCAGCCAAAAACAAAAATAGATTTAACAGATAAGATGGTCACCTTTAGCAAAGAATTTTTAGTCAATTTAAAAGAAGTTGACGGATTTATTTTAAAGGCAAAATCCCCAAGTTGCGGAGTAAAAGATACAAATTACTATAAAGATTACGAGGGAAAAGAACCAGTAGGCAAAACTTCTGGCATATTTGCAAGGGTGGTTTTAGAAACATTTAAAAATTATCCCATAGAAAGCGAAAAACGCCTTATTGACAGAGGCATAAGAGACCAATTCCTTACAAAAATATTTTCCTTTGCAGATTTAAGGTCTCTAAAGGAAAACCTCACCAAGGCAAACCTCATAGAATTTCACTCAAGATATAAACTTATGCTTACAACTTACAACCAGACTAACTTGCGCATCCTTGGAAAAATCGTTTCAAACCTCAAGGAAAATGATTTACAAGACACTTACAACAAATATTCTGAGATCTTCAAAAGTTCGTTCAACAAAAAGCCAAAAGTTTCCGCACATGTTAACACCTTGCTTCACGCATTCGGATATTTTAAGGATAAGTTAGGCGCAAAAGAAAAAGCGCACTTTTTAGATGTTATTGAAGATTTTACAAAAGGAAATGTCGATATCTATACTCCAATTGAACTTATTTTAGGTTTTGCAATAAGGTTTGAAGAAGAATATCTTATGAAACAGAGGTATTTTAATCCCTATCCAAAAGAGTTGAGGCGCTTATAG
- the nadD gene encoding nicotinate (nicotinamide) nucleotide adenylyltransferase: MEASPSSTTKIRIGLYGGAYNPIHIGHLFVAKEAINLFNLEKVIFVPTGNPVFRKLDLLDKDIRLSLVKMAIKDEPRFEVSDFEVKRAEPSYYIDTLKHFKTDEVEIFSIIGEDAFLKITLWKDYEEILRNSYFIVAKRLNDDFSTLREFITENLNGFKDKIFTLSHPLFCVSSTLIRDRIKQGLSVSYLVPKEVELEIVRNGYYKRLNSFG; this comes from the coding sequence TTGGAAGCAAGTCCTTCATCTACCACGAAGATTAGAATTGGTCTTTATGGTGGTGCCTATAACCCAATTCATATAGGTCATCTCTTTGTTGCAAAAGAGGCAATAAATCTCTTTAACCTTGAAAAAGTTATTTTTGTCCCAACGGGTAACCCCGTATTTAGAAAGTTAGATCTTCTTGACAAGGACATCCGCCTCAGCCTTGTGAAGATGGCAATAAAAGATGAGCCTCGTTTTGAGGTATCAGATTTTGAGGTAAAAAGAGCCGAGCCATCTTACTACATTGATACCTTAAAACATTTTAAAACTGACGAAGTTGAGATATTCTCTATTATAGGAGAAGATGCATTCTTAAAAATTACCCTCTGGAAAGACTATGAGGAAATTTTGAGAAATTCGTACTTTATTGTCGCAAAGAGGTTAAACGATGACTTTTCTACACTCAGAGAATTTATCACAGAAAATCTAAATGGCTTTAAAGATAAAATATTTACATTAAGCCACCCCCTCTTTTGTGTCTCATCTACTTTAATTCGTGACAGGATAAAGCAGGGTCTAAGCGTATCTTACCTTGTTCCAAAAGAAGTTGAATTGGAAATTGTAAGAAACGGATACTATAAGCGCCTCAACTCTTTTGGATAG
- a CDS encoding deoxyribodipyrimidine photo-lyase codes for MNRIKVLKDIDINPSGKFVLYWMQSSQRVSYNLSLYEAINIANEIRKPLVVFFVINENFPYASRRHFLFMLEGLKDVYEDLHKLNIKFVVHIGDPVKHVLEFSKNASVLVMDVGYTKVVSEWRKNILEEIKTRVISVEDNVVVPVQVASNKEEYGAYTIRRKIQKHLPDYLVHYDMPRISFPQCREILLSFDVRNPENAVNHLHLKYFVSESMYFKGGYHEARRRLEDFVQNKLPQYVENKNDFTKDFTSNLSPYLHFGQISPVEVAQLVLESSAETYEKEAFLDELIIRRELSFNFVFYNPRYDRLEGLQKWAYETLEKHKFDEKPYRYSLSQLENGLTHDALFNASMKELVKTGKMHGYLRMYWGKKIIEWSESPEIAFKYLEELNNKYALDGRDPNSYAGIAWCFGKHDRPFKERPIFGKVRYMSEKSIYKKFDVKKYIEKV; via the coding sequence ATGAATAGAATCAAAGTTTTAAAAGATATAGATATTAATCCCTCTGGTAAATTCGTGCTTTATTGGATGCAATCCTCACAGAGGGTGAGTTATAATTTGTCTCTTTACGAAGCGATAAATATTGCAAACGAAATTAGAAAACCGCTTGTTGTATTTTTTGTGATTAATGAGAATTTCCCATATGCAAGTAGAAGGCATTTTCTCTTTATGCTCGAGGGTTTAAAAGATGTTTACGAAGACCTTCACAAACTTAACATAAAGTTTGTGGTGCACATTGGAGATCCCGTAAAGCATGTTCTCGAATTCTCAAAGAACGCATCAGTTTTAGTTATGGATGTTGGATACACAAAAGTAGTTTCCGAGTGGAGAAAAAATATCCTTGAAGAAATAAAAACAAGGGTTATATCTGTTGAGGATAATGTTGTTGTCCCAGTTCAAGTTGCATCTAATAAAGAAGAGTATGGTGCCTATACAATAAGACGGAAAATCCAAAAGCATCTTCCAGATTACCTTGTTCATTACGATATGCCTCGTATTTCATTTCCTCAATGCAGGGAAATTTTACTCTCATTTGATGTTCGTAACCCAGAAAATGCAGTTAACCATCTTCACTTAAAATATTTTGTTAGTGAGTCAATGTATTTTAAGGGTGGATATCATGAAGCAAGGAGAAGGCTTGAAGATTTTGTCCAGAATAAACTCCCGCAGTATGTTGAAAATAAGAACGACTTTACAAAAGATTTTACCTCAAATTTAAGCCCATATCTTCACTTCGGGCAGATCTCCCCTGTTGAAGTTGCGCAATTGGTCTTAGAAAGTAGTGCAGAAACTTATGAGAAGGAAGCGTTTCTTGATGAGTTGATTATAAGAAGGGAACTTTCTTTTAATTTTGTTTTTTACAATCCACGGTACGATCGGCTTGAAGGGCTCCAAAAGTGGGCTTACGAAACACTTGAAAAACATAAATTTGATGAAAAGCCTTATAGATATTCGCTTTCACAGTTGGAAAACGGACTTACCCATGATGCGCTTTTTAACGCCTCAATGAAAGAACTTGTAAAAACCGGCAAGATGCATGGTTATCTTAGAATGTACTGGGGGAAGAAGATAATAGAGTGGAGCGAATCCCCAGAAATTGCATTTAAATATCTTGAGGAATTAAATAATAAATATGCTCTTGATGGGCGTGACCCAAATTCCTACGCAGGAATAGCCTGGTGTTTTGGAAAACACGATCGCCCCTTCAAAGAACGCCCAATATTTGGCAAAGTAAGGTATATGAGTGAAAAATCAATTTACAAGAAGTTTGATGTCAAAAAATACATAGAAAAAGT